One window of the Rhodothermales bacterium genome contains the following:
- a CDS encoding ATP-binding protein, with the protein MLSGRLQPCRISSAARRCLPLVSALLLAVTCSTMARGQTDPSAWSIHPDFVFRQWTANDGFPVSGVTGMYQDDDGFLWVTSLGGLVRFDGRSVALFDKSSHPDLPSNRLISISRLEGIGYLLFTESREVILFDGRAFTDLSRKFGFTSGTGYLRTSNGNAWIFTDSGTLDMAPDGTGVLRTDLPRDAYGGFRAEDGTLWIAGVDGLIAWSDTGMVARYTEEDGLPDRDIRGLQPSGNALYLLTQEGVARKEGDRITALYHADAPGMAVDSWSALELDGQMVFVTSRGWRRLDATGLVPLFPQTAPPPYGPGAYRTAPVMDTRGDLWHAIDGNVYRNDRLVLASSGTINQLHASRSGGIWVAHNKLGLFLIRSSAVTTLGIPEGLPGENAYALMEDADGGLWAGLLDASSFVRVVEGRVTDRIPAPTPWSAGRDPDGTVWLGGTGLCRMEASACIAENPPGMDPAVRAIYFDDRNRLWIGTQSGLWVRGELDDAFRRVPVAKDRTVWVRYIAETPEGTLLFGTFGQGLGRLHADSLVFRDEAAGFPSNNIRSILPFEAGEVWVGSEDVGLIVITSGGVAVIGLSKGLPDNSVHAMVRDREGMIWINSNQGIYRLDPDDVRAVVRGDQPGVLATLIDDAAGMRSREGNGGIQSAGFLGSDGRIHFPTQRGVAIVDPTLVEHPVPPRVTLLSITANGQPLDDPDGRVALDADQRSLSIQFSAPYFTGSEEVSYRYRFSDGVQDWQLLGTDPLLPLGNVPPGTRRLDLQAGISGRWSTDVTSLWIDREAAFTESFWFILVLLGLGTSSGILLVWGRIALIKRRNEQLERQVQERTETIAHQALRLTELDELKRRFFSNISHELRTPLTLIKGPISHLLDRARSGADDEWQRQLVVVDRNVDRLTSLVSEILDLTALESGSFQLNARMNDITAFVQQIAAIYGAAALEKGVSLDVETPSEAIYWTFDRPRMEHVLVNLIGNALKFTPSGGRIRVRLGEPTDREIELTVEDTGRGIPESDLPNIFDRFFRGQNQEEAKGSGIGLSLCREVVEMHGGRIRVESRVGVGSTFSITLPAVSTHASPGPASSTETHVNPESGADTLTGPAHERPTLLIAEDHADLRDFLATSLVQDYNVLRASDGREALAVCQEVIPDLVITDVMMPEMSGTELCEILKSTLSTSHIPIIMLTARTDIESRSHGLELGADVYLTKPFETRELHAYINSLLQNRRRLQNALLGPPADDGYHASLSRLDRDFLDSTLQAISASLDDPGFNVEDLAAEMNLSTRQFRRKLEAITGTTPADLVRQKRLDEAVRLLHEGLKSLKEIGYAVGFKSESGFRKAFKDQYGVPPSQWQEVV; encoded by the coding sequence ATGCTGTCAGGTCGACTCCAACCCTGCCGCATATCCAGCGCCGCCCGGCGCTGCCTTCCGCTGGTTTCCGCGCTGCTATTGGCCGTAACCTGCAGTACGATGGCCCGTGGTCAGACCGACCCTTCCGCCTGGTCCATCCACCCGGATTTCGTCTTCCGCCAGTGGACAGCCAACGATGGATTTCCTGTCTCCGGTGTGACCGGTATGTATCAGGACGATGACGGCTTCCTGTGGGTCACCTCCCTGGGAGGCCTGGTGCGTTTCGATGGACGATCCGTGGCGCTGTTCGACAAGAGCAGTCATCCTGACCTTCCAAGCAATCGCCTCATCTCCATCTCCCGGCTGGAGGGAATCGGCTATCTTCTGTTCACCGAATCGCGGGAGGTCATCCTGTTCGACGGCCGCGCGTTCACCGACCTGTCCCGGAAATTCGGTTTCACATCGGGGACCGGGTACCTGCGCACCTCCAACGGGAACGCATGGATTTTCACGGACAGTGGAACGCTGGATATGGCGCCCGACGGTACCGGCGTGCTCAGGACCGACCTGCCACGCGATGCCTACGGAGGATTCCGTGCGGAAGATGGAACGCTCTGGATTGCCGGCGTGGATGGCCTGATCGCGTGGTCAGACACCGGCATGGTTGCCCGTTACACCGAAGAGGATGGTCTTCCAGACAGGGACATCCGCGGACTCCAGCCGTCAGGCAATGCCCTGTATCTCTTGACTCAGGAGGGCGTCGCGCGAAAGGAAGGAGACCGGATCACGGCCCTGTACCACGCCGACGCGCCCGGCATGGCCGTCGATTCATGGTCGGCGCTGGAACTCGATGGACAGATGGTTTTCGTCACGAGCCGGGGCTGGAGGCGTCTGGATGCCACCGGACTGGTGCCCCTCTTCCCACAGACTGCACCTCCTCCATACGGTCCGGGCGCTTATCGCACAGCGCCTGTCATGGACACCAGAGGCGATCTCTGGCACGCCATTGACGGCAACGTGTACAGGAACGACCGTCTCGTCCTGGCGTCGAGCGGCACCATCAACCAGCTGCACGCCAGCCGGTCGGGAGGAATCTGGGTAGCGCACAACAAGCTGGGACTCTTCCTCATCCGGTCCTCTGCGGTGACCACGCTCGGTATCCCCGAGGGCTTGCCGGGCGAGAATGCGTACGCGCTCATGGAGGATGCCGATGGCGGCCTCTGGGCCGGCCTGCTCGATGCCAGTTCCTTCGTCCGCGTTGTCGAGGGGCGCGTTACGGACCGGATTCCGGCCCCTACCCCGTGGTCTGCCGGACGGGATCCGGATGGCACCGTGTGGCTCGGAGGGACAGGGCTGTGTCGCATGGAGGCCAGCGCGTGCATTGCGGAAAACCCGCCTGGCATGGACCCGGCCGTGCGGGCCATTTATTTTGACGACCGGAATCGGCTATGGATCGGAACGCAGAGCGGACTCTGGGTCCGGGGCGAATTGGACGACGCGTTCAGGCGCGTCCCCGTCGCGAAAGACCGAACCGTGTGGGTACGATACATAGCCGAGACCCCTGAGGGCACGTTGCTGTTCGGCACGTTCGGCCAGGGGCTCGGACGGCTTCACGCCGATTCGCTCGTTTTCCGGGATGAAGCGGCTGGTTTCCCGAGCAACAACATCCGGTCCATCCTTCCGTTCGAAGCGGGCGAAGTGTGGGTCGGGAGTGAGGATGTCGGGCTGATTGTCATCACTTCAGGCGGCGTCGCGGTCATCGGCTTGTCCAAAGGTCTGCCCGACAACAGCGTACACGCCATGGTTCGCGACCGGGAGGGCATGATCTGGATCAACTCGAATCAAGGCATCTACCGGCTGGACCCCGACGATGTCCGCGCCGTCGTGCGGGGTGACCAGCCGGGTGTATTGGCCACGCTGATTGACGATGCCGCAGGAATGCGCAGCCGCGAGGGAAACGGTGGCATCCAGTCGGCCGGATTCCTGGGCTCGGACGGCAGGATCCATTTTCCGACGCAACGTGGTGTTGCCATCGTCGATCCCACCCTCGTGGAACACCCGGTGCCACCGCGTGTCACGCTGCTCTCCATTACCGCAAACGGGCAACCGCTGGACGACCCGGACGGTCGCGTCGCGCTCGACGCCGATCAGCGGTCGCTCAGCATCCAGTTCAGTGCGCCGTATTTCACCGGCTCGGAAGAGGTGTCGTACCGGTACCGGTTCTCGGACGGGGTACAGGACTGGCAATTGCTGGGTACCGATCCGCTGCTGCCCCTGGGCAATGTCCCCCCGGGTACCCGGCGCCTGGACCTGCAGGCCGGTATTTCCGGGCGGTGGAGCACCGACGTGACCTCCCTGTGGATTGATCGGGAGGCGGCGTTCACGGAGTCCTTCTGGTTCATACTGGTGTTGCTGGGACTGGGCACGTCTTCGGGCATCCTCCTGGTGTGGGGTCGCATTGCGTTGATCAAACGCCGGAATGAGCAGCTGGAACGACAGGTCCAGGAGCGGACGGAAACCATTGCGCATCAGGCGCTTCGCCTGACGGAACTGGACGAACTGAAGCGTCGCTTCTTCAGCAACATCAGCCACGAGTTGCGAACGCCGCTGACCTTGATAAAGGGCCCGATCTCCCATCTGCTGGACCGCGCCCGGAGTGGAGCCGACGACGAATGGCAGCGTCAACTGGTCGTTGTTGACCGGAACGTGGACCGGCTGACGTCACTCGTGAGCGAAATCCTGGACCTCACCGCGCTTGAATCCGGCTCCTTCCAGTTGAACGCCCGCATGAACGACATCACGGCCTTCGTGCAGCAGATTGCTGCCATCTACGGAGCCGCCGCCCTCGAAAAAGGCGTCTCGCTGGACGTCGAAACGCCGTCCGAAGCCATTTACTGGACCTTTGACCGCCCCCGGATGGAGCACGTGCTGGTGAACCTCATTGGCAATGCCCTGAAATTCACGCCCTCCGGCGGACGCATCCGGGTTCGTCTGGGCGAACCCACGGATCGGGAAATCGAACTGACGGTTGAAGACACCGGCCGTGGCATTCCGGAATCGGACCTTCCGAACATTTTCGATCGGTTTTTCCGCGGACAGAACCAGGAAGAGGCCAAAGGATCGGGAATCGGACTGTCGCTGTGCCGGGAAGTCGTTGAAATGCACGGCGGGCGGATTCGGGTGGAAAGCCGCGTCGGCGTCGGCTCCACGTTCTCGATTACCCTTCCGGCGGTGTCCACCCACGCTTCGCCCGGTCCGGCATCGAGCACGGAGACGCACGTCAATCCGGAATCAGGCGCAGACACACTCACCGGTCCGGCTCACGAGCGACCCACGCTCCTCATTGCGGAAGACCATGCCGACCTGAGGGACTTCCTGGCCACCAGTCTCGTCCAGGACTACAACGTGTTGCGCGCATCGGACGGCCGGGAGGCCCTCGCCGTGTGCCAGGAGGTCATTCCCGACCTCGTCATCACGGATGTGATGATGCCGGAGATGAGCGGCACCGAACTCTGCGAAATCCTGAAGAGCACCCTGTCGACCTCCCACATCCCGATCATCATGCTCACCGCCCGGACCGATATCGAGTCACGATCCCACGGGCTGGAGCTGGGCGCCGACGTGTACCTGACCAAGCCTTTTGAAACGCGCGAACTGCACGCCTACATAAACAGTCTGCTCCAGAACAGGAGACGCCTGCAGAACGCGTTACTGGGCCCGCCGGCGGACGACGGATACCATGCATCGCTGTCGCGCCTGGACCGGGATTTCCTGGATTCCACGCTGCAAGCCATCTCCGCTTCCCTGGACGATCCGGGTTTCAATGTCGAGGACCTGGCGGCGGAAATGAACCTCAGCACCCGCCAATTCCGTCGCAAACTGGAAGCCATTACCGGAACGACGCCGGCCGACCTGGTCCGTCAGAAACGCCTGGACGAAGCCGTGCGCCTGCTCCACGAGGGCCTCAAGTCGCTGAAGGAAATCGGATACGCCGTCGGATTCAAAAGCGAATCCGGATTCCGGAAAGCATTCAAGGACCAGTACGGCGTCCCCCCCTCCCAGTGGCAGGAGGTGGTGTAG
- a CDS encoding TonB-dependent receptor produces MSVRFQGQHRLAIRVVSVLALLLAFISRPGAAQNILEARVLDGHEREPIPGVNVLVEGTEIGGVTDTDGRISISSIPDGTYTVAFTFIGYRAHRMELTFPREQEVIDVLLEEQEIELGETTVTAVRSGRTIANIPTRVEVIGGEEIEEKIAMDPSGISMLLNESPGIVVQQTSAVSASASFRIQGLGGEYTQLLRDGFPLYGGLAGGLSLLQIPPLDLAQVEVIKGPASTLYGGDAIAGLVQLVSKRPTEAGERSLLVNTTTAGGLDAALYLAERDARTGYTLLASANFQKAYDAEQDDFTNLPSTRRLTVSPTWYRYGEGTLTLRVSTTLEDREGGDMAAVRADGAGFTEHNRSGRVSVATGYERPLPSGVGLTLRSSGSVFGRSVAVPGFRFAGRQLASYTEASAHGERGAHEWVGGVDLRTDAFTQSDGEAEPLDYAYGSVGVFGQDTWSLGRRVALESGLRLDLHNAFGAFLLPRAALLFKHDSGLAARVGGGLGYKAPTPFVEEAEARSFRGVRPVADSLDAERSVGANVDVNYGAVIGPFALSLNQAVYVTRVNHAASLGDGAVVVRGSESTARISRGDLKLFLGYVYLVAEEETRGQGQKTALPLTAQHRTYTVLVWEQHGRGRVGLEAYYTGRQPLPDGGSAPGYLITGIMTQWRFGAVRAFLNLENLLDARQSRTSPLVTGLRTNPTFPPIWGPTDGFIANGGVIVDL; encoded by the coding sequence ATGTCCGTCCGTTTTCAGGGCCAACACCGACTCGCCATCCGTGTCGTGAGTGTACTCGCTCTCCTGCTCGCGTTCATCAGCCGCCCCGGAGCCGCCCAGAACATCCTCGAAGCCCGTGTGCTGGACGGGCACGAGCGCGAGCCCATCCCGGGCGTGAACGTGCTCGTGGAAGGCACGGAAATCGGCGGCGTGACGGACACCGACGGCCGCATAAGCATTTCGTCCATTCCGGACGGCACGTACACGGTCGCCTTCACCTTCATCGGATACCGCGCGCATCGTATGGAGCTCACCTTCCCGCGCGAGCAGGAAGTCATCGACGTGCTCCTTGAAGAACAGGAAATCGAACTGGGCGAAACCACGGTCACGGCCGTTCGGTCGGGTCGCACGATTGCCAACATCCCGACGCGCGTGGAGGTCATTGGCGGCGAGGAAATCGAGGAAAAAATTGCCATGGATCCGTCCGGCATCTCCATGCTGCTCAACGAGTCGCCGGGAATCGTGGTCCAGCAGACGTCCGCGGTGTCGGCGTCAGCCTCGTTCCGGATACAGGGGCTCGGCGGTGAATATACCCAACTGCTGCGGGACGGCTTCCCGCTTTACGGCGGCCTGGCCGGCGGCCTCTCGCTGTTGCAGATTCCACCGCTGGACCTGGCCCAGGTGGAAGTCATCAAAGGCCCCGCCTCCACGCTGTACGGCGGCGACGCCATTGCCGGTCTCGTGCAACTGGTATCCAAGCGGCCCACGGAAGCCGGCGAACGCTCCCTGCTGGTGAACACGACCACGGCCGGCGGGCTCGATGCGGCGCTGTACCTGGCTGAAAGAGATGCGCGCACAGGCTACACGCTGCTCGCATCGGCCAATTTCCAGAAGGCCTACGATGCGGAACAGGACGATTTTACGAATCTGCCGTCCACGCGCCGTCTCACCGTATCGCCCACGTGGTACCGGTACGGCGAGGGAACGCTCACGCTCCGTGTATCCACGACCCTGGAGGACCGCGAGGGCGGCGACATGGCGGCGGTCCGCGCGGACGGGGCGGGATTCACCGAGCACAACCGCTCCGGGCGGGTGTCCGTGGCCACGGGATACGAGCGTCCGCTGCCGAGTGGCGTAGGACTCACGCTCCGTTCCAGTGGCAGCGTTTTCGGGCGATCCGTCGCGGTGCCCGGATTCCGGTTTGCCGGCCGCCAGCTGGCCAGCTACACCGAGGCTTCGGCCCATGGCGAGCGCGGCGCGCACGAATGGGTGGGCGGCGTAGACCTGCGCACGGATGCCTTCACGCAGAGCGACGGCGAGGCGGAGCCGCTCGACTACGCGTACGGCTCGGTGGGCGTCTTCGGCCAGGATACCTGGAGCCTCGGGCGCCGGGTTGCCCTCGAGAGCGGTCTGCGTCTGGACCTCCACAATGCATTCGGGGCCTTCCTGCTGCCACGGGCCGCGCTGCTGTTCAAGCACGACAGCGGGCTTGCGGCGCGCGTGGGCGGCGGACTCGGCTACAAGGCGCCGACGCCCTTCGTGGAAGAGGCCGAGGCGCGATCGTTCCGGGGCGTCCGTCCCGTGGCGGACAGCCTGGATGCCGAACGCTCGGTGGGCGCCAACGTGGACGTGAACTACGGCGCGGTCATCGGTCCGTTTGCGCTGTCGCTGAACCAGGCCGTGTACGTGACGCGCGTGAACCACGCGGCATCGCTGGGCGACGGAGCCGTCGTGGTGCGCGGATCGGAATCCACGGCCCGGATATCGCGCGGCGACCTGAAGCTGTTCCTGGGGTACGTGTATCTGGTGGCCGAAGAAGAAACCCGCGGACAGGGACAGAAAACCGCCCTTCCGCTCACGGCGCAGCACCGGACGTACACCGTCCTCGTGTGGGAGCAGCACGGACGGGGCCGCGTGGGCCTGGAGGCCTACTACACCGGCCGGCAGCCCCTCCCGGACGGAGGATCGGCCCCGGGGTACCTGATTACGGGGATCATGACCCAGTGGCGCTTCGGCGCGGTTCGCGCCTTCCTCAACCTCGAGAACCTGCTGGATGCGCGTCAAAGCCGCACATCGCCCCTCGTGACGGGCCTCCGCACAAACCCCACCTTCCCGCCCATCTGGGGCCCCACCGACGGATTCATTGCCAACGGTGGTGTGATCGTGGATTTGTAG
- a CDS encoding DUF2384 domain-containing protein — MAESYNYLDWDLPTAARKVAEGLPTYALERVRERLSVSRKEFSDIIQISERTLSRRAKERALPVDESERVYRLSRLMELAARVLGSEDDARDWMKESNFALGGAIPLEYVRTEPGAELVEQILGRIEHGIPV, encoded by the coding sequence ATGGCCGAATCGTACAACTATCTGGACTGGGATCTGCCCACGGCTGCCCGCAAGGTGGCAGAGGGGCTTCCCACGTATGCGTTGGAGCGGGTTCGGGAGAGGCTGAGTGTATCCAGAAAAGAGTTTTCGGATATCATCCAGATATCCGAGCGAACGTTGTCGCGCCGGGCGAAGGAGCGCGCGTTGCCGGTCGATGAGTCGGAACGGGTCTACCGGTTGTCCCGGCTCATGGAGCTTGCTGCGCGCGTACTGGGTAGCGAAGACGATGCGCGGGACTGGATGAAGGAGTCGAATTTCGCACTCGGGGGAGCCATCCCGCTGGAATATGTGCGAACAGAACCCGGAGCGGAGCTTGTGGAGCAGATTCTGGGGCGCATAGAACACGGCATCCCCGTCTGA
- a CDS encoding ATP-binding protein: MAGTTKIATDRLPPRKPDDLLDRDREWMRLSDEVLAPGPGLILVLGRRRAGKSFLLTRFAHAAGGFYYQATRKSDQEQLKTLSQRLADHFDDASLKHTVFPDWDSLLGWLRQKVANEPFTLVLDEFPYLADASPALTSILQSWWDHDLTDSRITLILSGSHVSAMKKLVDVDQPLYGRRTARLDIRPFDFHDAARFVPDWSPRDKLRLYGIFGGMPGHLALVDASRSLKENVARQLLDSTGRLHDEAIHAFDAFVSDADVHYSIVDAIAGGERRWSRISSRVGRQTSALSRPLDWLVDMEIVKRTAPLEGGKKPSPKRSLYHVTDPYFNFWHTFIADIRQRGLSELVDPQDLWDRFIAPRLDDYMGGVFETACRQFVMRGEHALLPFRPMEVGSWWNSDSTEEVDVVAVDGQGALLVGECKWGAANARDIDTLRRRADLVAAQSKDIRAMHLVMFGDGPAADGVIHVPMEALFEGA; encoded by the coding sequence GTGGCCGGAACGACGAAAATAGCGACAGACAGGCTGCCCCCGCGCAAGCCGGATGATCTGCTGGACAGGGACCGGGAGTGGATGCGTCTCTCAGACGAGGTCCTGGCACCCGGTCCGGGACTGATTCTCGTCTTGGGGCGCCGGCGCGCCGGCAAAAGCTTCCTTTTGACACGGTTTGCACACGCCGCGGGCGGTTTTTATTACCAGGCGACGCGCAAGTCGGACCAGGAACAGCTCAAGACGCTGTCCCAGCGGCTCGCTGATCATTTTGACGACGCTTCGCTCAAGCACACGGTGTTTCCGGACTGGGATTCGCTGCTTGGATGGCTTCGTCAGAAGGTTGCCAACGAGCCGTTTACGCTCGTTCTGGACGAGTTTCCGTATCTCGCCGACGCATCCCCTGCGCTGACATCCATCCTGCAGAGCTGGTGGGATCATGACTTGACCGATTCCCGCATCACCCTCATCCTGAGCGGAAGTCACGTATCGGCCATGAAAAAGCTGGTGGACGTTGACCAGCCGCTCTATGGGCGCCGGACCGCCCGGCTGGACATTCGCCCGTTTGATTTTCATGATGCGGCGCGGTTCGTGCCCGATTGGTCACCGCGGGACAAGCTTCGTCTATACGGCATTTTTGGCGGTATGCCCGGGCATTTGGCGCTGGTCGATGCCAGCAGATCGCTCAAGGAGAACGTGGCCCGACAGCTACTGGACAGCACGGGCCGCTTGCACGACGAGGCCATCCATGCGTTCGATGCGTTTGTATCGGACGCGGACGTGCACTATTCGATTGTGGATGCCATTGCCGGGGGCGAACGACGTTGGAGCCGGATATCGAGCCGGGTGGGACGGCAGACCAGTGCGCTGTCGCGGCCGCTCGATTGGCTCGTGGACATGGAAATCGTGAAACGGACCGCGCCGCTTGAGGGAGGCAAGAAGCCGAGTCCCAAGCGGAGTCTGTATCACGTTACCGATCCGTATTTCAACTTCTGGCACACGTTCATTGCCGACATCCGGCAACGGGGTCTGTCTGAATTGGTGGATCCGCAGGACCTGTGGGACCGGTTCATTGCACCCCGGCTGGATGACTACATGGGGGGCGTCTTCGAAACGGCGTGCCGCCAGTTCGTCATGCGAGGTGAACACGCGTTGTTGCCCTTCCGGCCCATGGAAGTCGGAAGCTGGTGGAACAGCGATTCAACCGAAGAAGTGGATGTCGTGGCCGTGGACGGCCAGGGAGCGCTGCTTGTGGGCGAGTGCAAATGGGGCGCGGCCAATGCACGCGATATCGACACGCTTCGTCGCCGCGCTGACCTCGTCGCCGCGCAATCCAAGGACATCCGCGCCATGCATCTGGTGATGTTCGGGGATGGTCCGGCAGCGGATGGGGTCATCCATGTACCGATGGAGGCGCTGTTCGAGGGCGCCTGA
- a CDS encoding SulP family inorganic anion transporter, translating to MPSTRTLHEQWFSNVRGDLLAGVVVALALIPEAIAFSIIAGVDPKVGLYASFSIAVVTAFVGGRPGMISAATGAMALLMIVLVRDHGLEYLFAATILTGIIQILFGWFKLGRYMKFVPKSVMIGFVNALAILIFMAQLPLFVGAGWMMYALVAGGLAVIYLLPRVTNVVPSPLVAILLLTVVSLFLPEGLSRVGDMGALPTALPAFSLPSIPFSIDTLRIIFPISLALAMVGLIESLLTASIVDEMTDTPSDKNRESTGQGIANIVTGFFGGMAGCAMIGQSVINVNSGGRGRLSTLSAGVFLLFFILVLADWLVLIPMGALVAVMFMVSIGTFDWASLRTMRTMPLSETMVMVVTVGTVVYTHDLAIGVFTGVVLSALLFARKVADLAFMEDALSADGRVRTYTVNGDLFFVTVTGFIAHFDFLEDVDRVVLDLTTAHIWDASAVAAIDKAVLKFRKRNIQVDVIGLNAASATLLDRVNVSGPKMELSLP from the coding sequence ATTCCCAGTACCCGCACGCTCCACGAGCAGTGGTTCTCCAACGTCCGGGGCGACCTGCTTGCGGGGGTCGTCGTGGCCCTGGCGCTCATTCCCGAAGCCATCGCGTTCTCCATCATTGCCGGTGTCGACCCGAAGGTCGGGCTGTACGCATCGTTCAGCATTGCCGTCGTCACCGCGTTCGTAGGCGGCCGCCCCGGCATGATTTCGGCGGCAACCGGCGCCATGGCGCTGCTCATGATCGTACTCGTGCGGGATCACGGACTGGAATACCTGTTCGCGGCCACCATCCTGACCGGCATCATCCAGATCCTGTTCGGCTGGTTCAAACTGGGCCGGTACATGAAATTCGTCCCCAAATCCGTCATGATCGGGTTTGTGAACGCGCTGGCCATCCTCATTTTCATGGCGCAGTTGCCGCTGTTCGTGGGCGCCGGGTGGATGATGTACGCCCTGGTCGCGGGTGGCCTGGCCGTCATCTATCTCCTGCCGCGCGTGACGAACGTCGTACCGTCGCCGCTCGTGGCCATCCTGCTGCTGACGGTGGTCTCGCTCTTCCTGCCGGAGGGGCTGAGCCGCGTCGGTGACATGGGCGCGCTGCCCACGGCCCTGCCGGCATTCAGCCTGCCGTCCATTCCGTTTTCCATCGATACACTGCGCATCATCTTCCCCATATCGCTGGCGCTGGCCATGGTGGGACTCATTGAATCGCTGCTCACGGCATCGATTGTCGATGAAATGACCGATACGCCGAGCGACAAGAACCGGGAATCCACGGGTCAGGGCATAGCCAACATCGTGACCGGGTTCTTCGGTGGCATGGCCGGATGCGCCATGATCGGGCAGTCGGTCATCAACGTGAACTCGGGCGGCCGCGGCCGGCTGTCCACGCTCTCGGCCGGGGTGTTCCTGCTGTTCTTCATCCTGGTGCTGGCCGATTGGCTGGTGCTCATCCCCATGGGGGCGCTCGTCGCCGTCATGTTCATGGTGTCGATTGGCACCTTCGACTGGGCGTCGCTGCGCACCATGCGGACCATGCCGCTGAGCGAAACCATGGTCATGGTCGTGACCGTCGGTACCGTCGTGTACACGCACGACCTGGCCATCGGGGTGTTCACCGGCGTCGTGCTCAGCGCCCTGCTATTCGCCCGCAAAGTGGCCGACCTGGCATTCATGGAGGATGCGCTCAGCGCCGACGGCCGAGTCCGCACCTACACCGTGAACGGCGACCTCTTCTTCGTGACCGTCACCGGCTTCATTGCCCACTTCGATTTCCTGGAGGACGTGGACCGCGTGGTACTGGACCTGACCACCGCCCATATCTGGGATGCGTCCGCGGTGGCCGCCATCGACAAGGCCGTCCTGAAATTCCGCAAGCGCAATATCCAGGTGGACGTCATCGGCCTGAACGCCGCCAGCGCGACGTTGCTGGACCGCGTGAACGTCAGCGGCCCGAAGATGGAGCTGTCGCTGCCGTAG